From a single Theropithecus gelada isolate Dixy chromosome 8, Tgel_1.0, whole genome shotgun sequence genomic region:
- the POLR2K gene encoding DNA-directed RNA polymerases I, II, and III subunit RPABC4, translated as MDTQKDVQPPKQQPMIYICGECHTENEIKSRDPIRCRECGYRIMYKKRTKRLVVFDAR; from the exons ATGGACACCCAGAAGGACGTTCAACCTCCAAAGCAGCAACCAATGATATATATCTGTGGAG aatgtcacacagaaaatgaaataaaatctaggGATCCAATCAGATGCAGAGAATGTGGATACAGAATAATGTACAAGAAAAGGACTAAAAGAT TGGTTGTTTTTGATGCTCGATGA